The Acidobacteriota bacterium DNA segment TGGACGAGCATCTCCGCGACCGGCAGATGTACAAGCTGGGCCTGCGCTACTTCTTCACGGAGGGCGAGAACCGGGATGTCGCCACGCGCGTCGAGCTCGGCCCGAAGACCTTCCCGCGCGTACCGTCGTTCCAGCTCGATCGCGGCCGCTTCGAGAACTTCCTGCTCGAGGACGACCGCCGCCTGGGCGTCGACGTCCTCGACGGCTGCAAGGTCTCGTCGGTCGAGTTCGGCAACCCGCACCACCGCGTGGAGGTCGACGTCGACGGGCGGACGCACGCGTTCAGCGGCCGCTGGATCGTCGACGGCACCGGCCGCGCCGGCCTCCTGAAGCGCAAGCTCGGACTCGCGCGTCCCGCGTCACACAACGCCAACTCGGTGTGGTTCCGGATGGGCAGCCGCATCAGCATCGACGACTGGTCGTCGAGCGCCGCGTGGCAGGGCTGGATGCCGGCGCGCGAGCGCTGGATGAGCACGGTGCACCTGATGGGCAAGGGCTACTGGACGTGGCTCATCCCCCTCGCCTCGGGCAGTCACAGCATCGGTATCGTGGCCGACGAGGCGCTGCACCCGTACGCGACGATGAACAGGTTCGATCGCGCGATGCAGTGGCTGCACACGCACGAACCGCAATGCGCCGAGGTGCTCGAGGCGCACCGCGGCGAACTCGACGACTTCCTCGGCCTGCAGCACTTCGCGCACTCGTGCGCACAGGTGTGCTCCGCCGATCGCTGGGCGCTCATCGGCGAAGCCGGCGTCTTCACCGATCCCTTCTACTCGCCGGGCTCCGACTTCATCTCCATCTCGAACGACATCGCCGCCGAGCTCATCGCGCGCGACAGGCGGGGCGACGACGTCGCCGAGGCCGCGACGTTCCTCAACCGGATGTACCTGCTGCTGTTCCAGGCCTTCCACAAGCTGTACGACGGCCAGTACCCGATGATGGGCCACGCGCAGGCGATGACGGTGAAGGTGGCGTGGGACAACGCGTGCTACTGGGCGATCTCCGCGCCGCTCTACTTCCGCCGCAAGTACCGCGACGTGGCCTGCATGCGCCAGCTCGAGGGGCTGCTCACGCGCTTCTTCTACCTGCACGCGCGCATGCAGCACACGCTGCGGACATGGAGCGAGACCGACACGGCCAGCTACGGCTACGCGCAGATGTCGCTGCTCGACATGCCGTACCTGAAGCGGCTGCAGGGGCAGCTCGATGACGAGCTGGACGATGCCGCGCTCACGCAGCGGCTGCAGGACAACTTCGTCGAACTGGAACGCTACGCGGACGTGATTCGTCAGATGGCTGCGGGCACGCGTATCGACGCCAACGCCGGCGGCTTCGAGCACGCCAACATCTTCCAGCTTCCGAGAACGACGGTGGCTGTATAGGGCAATGCCCTCGGCATTACAATGTTCCCGCTACGGAGGCAACTGAACGATGGGGATCTTCGACTTCATCAAGGGACAGCTGCTCGAGGTCATCGAGTGGACCGACGACTCTCGCGACACCATCTCGTTCCGGTTCCCGGACGATGACAAGGCGATCAAGAACGGCGCACAGCTGATCGTCCGCGAATCGCAGGCGGCGCAGTTTGTCTACCTGGGTGAGTTCGGCGACACGTTCGGGCCCGGCAAGCACCGGCTCACCACGGACAACATCCCCGTCCTCACGAAGCTGCAGTCGTGGAAGTACGGGTTCGAGTCGCCCTTCAAGGTCGACATCTACTTCGTCAACACGCGCCTGTTCACGGGCAACAAGTGGGGGACCAGCAACCCCATCATGCTCCGCGACAAGGACTTCGGCATTGTCAGGGCGCGGGCGTTCGGGACGTACGACTTCAAGGTCACCGACACGAAGCTGTTCCTGAAGGAAGTGGCGGGCTCGGACCACAACTTCAGGCTCGACGAGTTCGCCGACACGATGCGGTCGCGCGTGGTCAGCATCTTCAGCGACGCGCTCGCGACG contains these protein-coding regions:
- a CDS encoding NAD(P)/FAD-dependent oxidoreductase — its product is MLRSTYDVIIAGGGLAGLCLARQLRQEHPDITILVAERKKHPVPEAAHKVGESSVEVGAHYFSKVLGLDEHLRDRQMYKLGLRYFFTEGENRDVATRVELGPKTFPRVPSFQLDRGRFENFLLEDDRRLGVDVLDGCKVSSVEFGNPHHRVEVDVDGRTHAFSGRWIVDGTGRAGLLKRKLGLARPASHNANSVWFRMGSRISIDDWSSSAAWQGWMPARERWMSTVHLMGKGYWTWLIPLASGSHSIGIVADEALHPYATMNRFDRAMQWLHTHEPQCAEVLEAHRGELDDFLGLQHFAHSCAQVCSADRWALIGEAGVFTDPFYSPGSDFISISNDIAAELIARDRRGDDVAEAATFLNRMYLLLFQAFHKLYDGQYPMMGHAQAMTVKVAWDNACYWAISAPLYFRRKYRDVACMRQLEGLLTRFFYLHARMQHTLRTWSETDTASYGYAQMSLLDMPYLKRLQGQLDDELDDAALTQRLQDNFVELERYADVIRQMAAGTRIDANAGGFEHANIFQLPRTTVAV